The nucleotide sequence AGGGCGTGAGCGCCGCCGCCGGGCGGAAATCGGCGGACGTCGCCGGCCTCAGCCCGTGGGCCTCCATCGCGTCGCGCACGCGCGGGCTGAGGAGCGCGGCGAGTTCCCGGGGGCCCGCTCCGGGAGGACCGTTCAACGGCTCGCCCGGCTCCGGGAGCGCGGGGTGCGCGTAGATCTCGCTCCGTCGCCCGCGGATCCGCGGCAGGAGCGACAGCAGATAGCGCTCGGTCACCCGCCCCGTCTGGAAGAGGCCGTACACGCGGTCGGCGTACGCGATTCCCGCCCGGGCGAGCCGCCGCTCGCCGTGGCGCCGGAGCAGCCGGAAGATTCCCGCCCAGACGAGCTTCGTCGGAAGGGACGACCGGTCGAAGGCGAGCGCCGGCCGCAGCTCCTCCGAGGGAAGGCGGATGGCCGGAATCGCGAACTCGGCCGCGAGATCGCCGAGGATCGCGAGCACGACGGGGTGCAGGTGGAGATGAAGATGTCCGTCGACGTGCGACAGCGGAAGGCCGGTCGCCCGGAACGCCTCGAGCTGCGCACGGATCTCGCCGGGGAGTTCCCTTCGCGCGCGCCGGGAGAACTGGTACACGAGCCCCGCGAGGACGGGAGATTCGCGGAACGCATCGCCCGAAACGAGCGAGCCGACCGCCTCGGGCGGCGACGCGGGTTTGCCGCAGACCAGGACGAGATGCAGGCCGACCGCGAGCGACGGCCGCTCCCGGGCGATCGCGACGGCCTCCCCGCAGGCCGAACCGGTGACCATGAGGCTGGCGGCGGTCAGAATGCCCCGGTCGTGCGCCTCGGCGATCGCGCGATTGACGCCGCGGGAGAATCCGAAGTCGTCGCCGGTGACGACGAGATCCTTCAGGCCTGGTCCTCGCGGGCGGTCATGAATCGCAGGAATTCCGCGCCCTCGCGGAGGCGGCGCTTCATCATCGCGGCGCTCGAGAGCATCTCCCAGGCCATCTCGGCCATCTTCTTCGGGCGGAAGTAGAAGCGCTTGTAGAAGCGCTCCAGCGATTCGAAGATCTGCCGGTGCGAGAGGCCCGGGTATTCGAGCGAGCTGACCTGAACGCCGTCCCCGGCGACGAGCCCCGAGTCGACGAACCAGCCGTTCTCGACCGCCTGGCGATGGAGCTCCGTGCCGGGGTAGGGCGCCGCGAGCGAAACCTGGATCGTGTGCGGGTTGATCTCGCGCGCGAAGCGGATCGTCTCCTCGATCGTCTCCGGCGTCTCGCCGGGAAGTCCCACGATGAACGTCCCGTGGATGACGATCCCGAGCTTGTGGCAGTCCTCGGTGAACCGGCGGGCCCAGTCGATCCGCGTCCCCTTCCGGATGTTGTTCAGGATCTGCTGCGAGCCCGACTCGTAGCCGACGAGGAGGAGCCTGAGGCCGTTGTCCTTCAGGATCTTCAGCGTTTCGTACGGAACGATCGCCTTCGCGTTGCACGACCACGTGACGCCGATCTTCCCGAGGAGGCGGGCGATCGCCTCGGCGCGCGGGCCGTCGTCGGTGAACGTGTCGTCGTCGAAGAAGTACTCCTTCACCTGCGGAAAGTACTCCGCCGCCCGCCGGATCTCCGCCGCGACGTTCGCGGGCGAGCGCGTCCGGTAGCGATGGCCTCCGATCGTCTGCGGCCAGAGACAGAACGTGCAGCGCGAACGGCAGCCGCGCCCCGTGTAGAGCGAGACGTACGGATGCTCGAGGTACCCGATGAAGTAGTCCTCGATCACCAGGTCGCGGCGGTACACGTCGATGACCGACGGGAGCGCGTCCATGTTCTCGATCGTCGCCCGTTCCCGGTTGTGGACGATCCGGCCGCCGTCGCGCCAGCTGAGGCCGTCGATCGCCGCGAAGTCGCGCCCTTCGGCCACCTCGGCGATCGTGTAATCGAACTCGCTTCGCGCGACGAAGTCGATCTCGGAGGACGCCGCGAGGGAGGCCTCCGGAGAGACCGCGACGTGCGCGCCGACGAACCCGATCCGGAGCTTCGGATTCTCCCTCTTCATCGCCTCCGCGACCTTGACGTCCGAGGGATAGGACGGCGTGCTCGTGTGGAGCACCGCGAGCTCGTATTCCGAAGCCATCGGCAGGACGTCCGCGAGCGCGAGCCCCCGCGCCGGCGCGTCGACGAGCCGGCTGTCGGGAACGAGCGCGGCCGGCTGCGCGAGCCACGTCGGATACCAGAAGGAGCGCACTTCGCGGCGCGCCTGGTACCGCGAACCGGCGCCGCCGTCGAAGCCGTCGAAGGACGGGGGGTTGAGGAACAGCGTCCGCACGCACGAAGTATATCGGCAGGCATGCGCGGCGATGCATCGAGCCGGACCGGCGCCTCGTCGTGCCTCGACGTTAACGGCAGATGAATCGCGGCGACCCGGAGCGGCACGACGCGCCCGGCAAACGCGGGCGCGCGCGATATGATCGGGCACGATGTCCGAGAACCCCGCTCCGCCGGCCGTCGAAAAGCTCGTGATCGCGAAGCTCCGCGGCTTCTGCGCGGGCGTCGTGCGCGCGATCGACGTCGTCGAGAAGGCGCTGGAGGTCTGCGACGGCCCGGTCTACGTCCGAAGGGAAATCATCCACAACCGATACGTGGTGAACGAGCTCCGCCGGAAGGGCGCGCGGTTCGTGGACGAAGTCGCGGACGCGCCCGAAGGCGCGTGGCTCGTCTATTCGGCGCACGGCGTCGCGCCCGAAGTTCGCGAGAACGCCCGCCGCCGCCGACTCCGGACGATCGACGCCACCTGCCCTCTCGTGACGAAGGTCCATCTCGAGGCGCTCCATTACGCCCGGCGCGGCTACACGATCCTCCTCATCGGACACGAGGAGCACGACGAGACGGTCGGCACGTTCGGGGAGGCCCCCGACGCCATCCGGATCGTCGGGTCGCGCGAGGACGCGGAGCGGATCGAGGTCCCCGATCCGACGCGGGTCGCCTACCTCACCCAGACGACCCTCTCGCTCGACGACACGCGCGAGATCGCCGACGTCCTCCGCCGCCGGTTCCCCGAGATGGTCAACCCCGCCAAGGACGACATCTGCTACGCCACGCAGAACCGGCAGGACGCCGTCCGGGCGATGGCGCCGCACGTCGATCTCCTGCTCGTCCTCGGCGCGCCGAACAGCTCGAACTCGGTTCGTCTCTGCGAGGTGTCGATGCGCCTCGGCGTTCCCGCGCACCTGATCGAGCGCGCGGACCAGATCCGCCCGGAGTGGCTCGCCGGCGTCCGGGTCCTCGGGCTGACGGCCAGCGCCTCGGCTCCCGAGGTCCTCGTCTGGGAAGTCGTCGATTACGCGCGGGAGAAGCTCGGCGTTCAGATCGTCGAGGAGTTCGAAACGGTGACGGAAGACGTCCACTTCTCGCTGCCGCCCGAGCTTCGCGCGCTCCTCCCCACCCGCGACGCCTCCGCCGGCTGAGACCTCTTCGGCGGACGCCGAGCCCTATCCTTTTCGATAGGGACCGGCGGGGAGGATAGAAGCGCGGAGGAGCGGCGGAGACCGCTCATCC is from Thermoanaerobaculia bacterium and encodes:
- the hpnK gene encoding hopanoid biosynthesis-associated protein HpnK translates to MGDALERRDDEAPPPRGRGIPAIHDRPRGPGLKDLVVTGDDFGFSRGVNRAIAEAHDRGILTAASLMVTGSACGEAVAIARERPSLAVGLHLVLVCGKPASPPEAVGSLVSGDAFRESPVLAGLVYQFSRRARRELPGEIRAQLEAFRATGLPLSHVDGHLHLHLHPVVLAILGDLAAEFAIPAIRLPSEELRPALAFDRSSLPTKLVWAGIFRLLRRHGERRLARAGIAYADRVYGLFQTGRVTERYLLSLLPRIRGRRSEIYAHPALPEPGEPLNGPPGAGPRELAALLSPRVRDAMEAHGLRPATSADFRPAAALTP
- the hpnJ gene encoding hopanoid biosynthesis associated radical SAM protein HpnJ, with product MRTLFLNPPSFDGFDGGAGSRYQARREVRSFWYPTWLAQPAALVPDSRLVDAPARGLALADVLPMASEYELAVLHTSTPSYPSDVKVAEAMKRENPKLRIGFVGAHVAVSPEASLAASSEIDFVARSEFDYTIAEVAEGRDFAAIDGLSWRDGGRIVHNRERATIENMDALPSVIDVYRRDLVIEDYFIGYLEHPYVSLYTGRGCRSRCTFCLWPQTIGGHRYRTRSPANVAAEIRRAAEYFPQVKEYFFDDDTFTDDGPRAEAIARLLGKIGVTWSCNAKAIVPYETLKILKDNGLRLLLVGYESGSQQILNNIRKGTRIDWARRFTEDCHKLGIVIHGTFIVGLPGETPETIEETIRFAREINPHTIQVSLAAPYPGTELHRQAVENGWFVDSGLVAGDGVQVSSLEYPGLSHRQIFESLERFYKRFYFRPKKMAEMAWEMLSSAAMMKRRLREGAEFLRFMTAREDQA
- the ispH gene encoding 4-hydroxy-3-methylbut-2-enyl diphosphate reductase, whose product is MSENPAPPAVEKLVIAKLRGFCAGVVRAIDVVEKALEVCDGPVYVRREIIHNRYVVNELRRKGARFVDEVADAPEGAWLVYSAHGVAPEVRENARRRRLRTIDATCPLVTKVHLEALHYARRGYTILLIGHEEHDETVGTFGEAPDAIRIVGSREDAERIEVPDPTRVAYLTQTTLSLDDTREIADVLRRRFPEMVNPAKDDICYATQNRQDAVRAMAPHVDLLLVLGAPNSSNSVRLCEVSMRLGVPAHLIERADQIRPEWLAGVRVLGLTASASAPEVLVWEVVDYAREKLGVQIVEEFETVTEDVHFSLPPELRALLPTRDASAG